In Sphaeramia orbicularis chromosome 10, fSphaOr1.1, whole genome shotgun sequence, the following proteins share a genomic window:
- the LOC115427379 gene encoding uncharacterized protein LOC115427379 codes for MILLCVSLLLLHRGYSQTPVISVHLGEPAIFTCVLPPNEISVTEVHWYKQTVGKNLKLIVKLKKNIEPTYGPQFSESRVFVHIDKNYSNLTILRTTPEDEGLYHCGVLDYITNTWSGTYLSLTSKTASDYTVVQRPTVSDPLHPGDSMSLQCSVLSDSDNKTCPGDHSVYWVRVGSHESDPGIIYTEGNRQDGCNDRPDTQSSPKSCLHHFSKTVNSSDAGTYYYYCAVATCGRILFGNGTRIQIETSVWSQKENITFVVLCAILSLCLSVITFYICSIIKGKGNCCSGAVTPDKISHGQKSHQRCDNTGVYSAAVFTVVKNGGNGERNRKSTERQRIYAAIKAFGLN; via the exons ATGATTCTGTTATGCGTCTCACTGCTTCTCCTTCATCGAGGAT atTCTCAGACTCCTGTGATCAGCGTCCATCTTGGTGAACCTGCGATCTTCACATGTGTTTTACCACCAAATGAAATCAGTGTCACTGAAGTCCACTGGTACAAACAGACTGTTGggaaaaatctgaaattaattgtaaaactgaagaaaaacattgAACCAACATATGGGCCACAGTTTTCTGAGTCCAGAGTGTTTGTACATATAGATAAGAATTACAGTAATCTGACTATTTTGAGGACGACTCCAGAAGATGAGGGTCTGTATCACTGTGGGGTCTTGGATTATATAACAAACACGTGGAGTGGAACCTATTTATCATTGAcaa GTAAAACAGCATCAGACTACACTGTTGTGCAGCGGCCGACAGTATCTGATCCATTACATCCAGGAGACTCAATGTCTCTCCAGTGTTCAGTTCTGTCTGACTCTGACAATAAGACGTGTCCAGGAGATCACAGTGTTTACTGGGTCAGGGTCGGATCACATGAATCTGATCCAGGCATCATTTACACTGAAGGGAACAGACAAGATGGATGTAACGATAGACCTGACACTCAGTCCTCTCCAAAGAGCTGCCTTCACCACTTTTCTAAAACTGTCAACTCGTCTGATGCTGGGACTTACTACTATTACTGTGCTGTGGCCACATGTGGACGGATATTATTTGGAAATGGAACAAGAATACAAATCG AAACCAGTGTATGGTCACAGAaggaaaacatcacttttgttgtgctgtgtgccattctgaGTTTATGTCTGAGTGTTATAACCTTCTACATCTGCAGCATTATTAAAGGAAAAGGCAACTGTTGCAGTG GTGCTGTTACCCCGGACAAAATAAGTCATGGACAGAAAAGTCATCAG aGATGTGACAATACGGGGGtttattctgctgctgtcttTACTGTGGTGAAAAATGGCGGCAATGGAGAAAGGAATAGAAAATCAACGGAAAGACAGAGGATTTACGCTGCTATCAAGGCCTTTGGACTGAATTAG
- the LOC115427381 gene encoding uncharacterized protein LOC115427381, protein MTAPLTALLLLSAFAMIQTTKVPQVISVTTVQLGESGIFNCLCSTDDRYFYLYKQPLGCAIQTIATGVYSDITISEQFNNSRFSVTKVDAQYIFTIRGITKEDEALYFCQSGNNYELNFMNSTFLAVKDQTNEQKFISVEQNPPAASVQRGHSVNLQCSLLSEDKQNPVQCPGEHNVYWFRAGSGGYRPGVIYTRKNKTEEQDERKCIYRLSKTVQDSSDSGTYYCAVATCGQILFGGGTKVETDQGGFIIAFGVLLACCVTVIVILGVLLGRRRVCEHCKGTTSISHLERDKSRGNLSEDLDDETNEVNYTALTFSARRTRQGYQKTQEQDCVYSAVGANYHT, encoded by the exons ATGACTGCACCTCTGACTGCTTTACTACTTCTGAGTGCATTTG caatGATTCAGACTACAAAAGTGCCTCAAGTGATCTCTGTGACCACGGTGCAACTTGGTGAAAGTGGTATTTTTAACTGTCTTTGTTCTACGGATGATCGGTATTTTTACTTATATAAACAGCCACTTGGATGTGCAATCCAAACCATTGCGACTGGAGTCTATTCTGACATAACAATCAGTGAACAATTTAACAACTCACGTTTCAGTGTCACTAAAGTGGATGCTCAGTACATTTTCACCATCAGAGGAATAACCAAAGAGGATGAGGCTCTGTATTTCTGTCAAAGTGGAAATAATTATGAGCTGAATTTCATGAACAGCACATTCCTAGCTGTGAAAG ATCAAACAAATGAGCAGAAGTTTATCTCCGTGGAACAGAATCCACCAGCAGCTTCAGTGCAGAGAGGACATTCAGTGAATCTCCAGTGTTCACTTCTGTCTGAGGACAAACAAAACCCAGTCCAGTGTCCAGGTGAACACAATGTGTACTGGTTCAGAGCCGGATCAGGAGGATACAGACCAGGAGTCATTTACACTCGCAAGAACAAGACTGAAGAACAAGACGAAAGGAAATGCATCTACCGTCTGTCCAAAACCGTACAGGACTCGTCTGATTCTGGGACTTACTACTGTGCTGTGGCCACATGTGGACAGATCCTGTTTGGTGGAGGAACTAAAGTGGAGACAG ACCAGGGCGGCTTTATCATTGCGTTTGGGGTTTTGTTGGCCTGCTGTGTGACCGTGATCGTCATACTGGGTGTCCTCCTCGGTCGAAGGAGAGTTTGTGAACATTGCAAAG GTACAACTTCCATCAGTCATCTGGAACGTGACAAGTCAAGAGGAAATCTCTCAGAAGATTTG gatGATGAAACCAATGAGGTGAACTATACAGCCCTGACTTTCTCTGCAAGAAGAACCAGACAAGGATATCAAAAGACGCAAGAGCAGGACTGTGTGTATTCTGCTGTCGGAGCGAACTACCACACCTGA
- the LOC115427377 gene encoding uncharacterized protein LOC115427377 isoform X1 has product MTEPMAAFMLLSTLSVIQAADVPPSISSTVVKFGDSASFYCQASDKDRFIYWYKQPLGHMIRTVAAGLYGKITASEDFKDPRFSVTKKDTQIVFTIRNIKKDDEAMYFCQNGSLVGLSFLNGTFLAVNDSEGSILITQHLQTSSIRPGGSGSLRCLMLSQSKENTVQCPGEHNVHWFRTESQKFHPGVICTHKNKSKEREKRSCMYHLSKTTQDSPDSDSYYCAVAKCGQILFGGGTEVETALVQPTDPPLLISSAVVKLGDTVTLYCAASDTETYFYWYKQTLGRMIQTVAEGFYSQVKLGEEFNNSRFNVTKNNVEYVFTIRRISREDEALYFCQSGSSFGLGFVNSTFVTVKDQQNQHKSVYVEQNLREASVQLGDPVTLQCSFHSEDAIQCPGEHNVHWFRAGSGESNPGIINTHTTRTEEKNKRKCIYGLSKTVQDSSDSGTYYCAVATNGQILFGEGTKVEISTSLELKTGLDMVPVLGVVSACCAVMVAVLILYPRKGCKEAKGQTSAAHHHGCNQTKNWNGELRAASYMALELLTTTEIWDVKQREHASVYSVAVYYTE; this is encoded by the exons ATGACTGAACCAATGGCTGCTTTCATGCTTCTCAGTACACTGT cTGTGATTCAAGCTGCAGACGTTCCTCCTTCCATCTCTTCTACTGTGGTTAAATTCGGTGACAGCGCCAGTTTCTACTGTCAGGCTTCAGATAAAGACAGATTTATTTACTGGTATAAACAGCCTCTTGGACATATGATACGAACTGTCGCTGCAGGACTTTATGGCAAAATCACAGCCAGTGAAGATTTTAAAGACCCACGTTTCAGTGTCACAAAAAAGGACACACAGATTGTTTTCACCATCAGAAACATCAAGAAAGACGATGAAGCCATGTACTTCTGTCAGAATGGATCTTTAGTTGGACTGAGTTTCCTTAACGGAACATTCTTAGCAGTGAACG ATTCGGAGGGGTCGATCCTTATCACACAACATCTGCAGACCAGCTCCATCAGGCCTGGAGGTTCAGGGAGTCTCCGATGTTTGATGCTGTCCCAGTCCAAAGAAAACACAGTCCAGTGTCCAGGTGAACACAATGTGCACTGGTTCAGAACCGAATCCCAGAAATTTCATCCAGGTGTCATTTGCACTCACAAAAACAAGAGCAAAGAACGAGAAAAGAGGAGCTGCATGTACCATCTGTCTAAAACCACACAGGACTCACCTGATTCTGACAGTTACTACTGCGCTGTGGCCAAATGTGGACAGATCCTGTTTGGTGGAGGAACTGAAGTGGAGACAG CCCTGGTTCAACCTACAGACCCACCTCTTCTGATCTCTTCTGCTGTGGTTAAACTTGGTGACACTGTGACTCTGTACTGTGCTGCTTCTGACACAGAGACGTATTTTTACTGGTATAAACAGACTCTTGGACGCATGATCCAAACGGTGGCTGAAGGATTTTATAGTCAAGTAAAACTTGGTGAGGAATTCAACAACTCACGTTTCAATGTCACTAAAAACAATGTTGAGTATGTTTTCACCATCAGAAGAATAAGCAGAGAGGATGAGGCACTGTATTTCTGTCAGAGTGGGTCTTCATTTGGACTGGGTTTCGTTAACAGTACATTTGTAACTGTTAAAG ATCAACAAAATCAGCACAAATCTGTCTACGTGGAACAAAACCTAAGAGAAGCTTCAGTGCAACTTGGAGATCCAGTCACACTCCAGTGTTCATTTCACTCTGAGGATGCAATCCAGTGTCCAGGCGAACACAATGTGCACTGGTTCAGAGCCGGATCAGGAGAATCAAACCCAGGAATCATTAACACTCACACCACCaggactgaagaaaaaaacaaaagaaaatgcatCTACGGTCTGTCTAAAACCGTACAGGACTCGTCTGATTCTGGGACTTACTACTGTGCTGTGGCCACAAATGGACAGATCCTGTTTGGTGAAGGAACTAAAGTGGAGATAAGTACATCTTTAG AACTGAAAACAGGACTCGACATGGTTCCTGTACTGGGTGTGGTGTCAGCCTGCTGTGCGGTGATGGTCGCTGTCCTTATTTTATATCCAAGGAAAGGGTGTAAAGAAGCCAAAG GACAGACCAGTGCTGCTCATCATCATGGATGCAACCAGACAAAAAATTGG AATGGTGAACTTAGGGCCGCAAGCTACATGGCGTTGGAGCTTCTCACAACAACAGAAATATGGGATGTAAAGCAGAGAGAACATGCGTCTGTGTATTCAGTGGCTGTTTATTACACAGAGTGA